The proteins below are encoded in one region of Oncorhynchus kisutch isolate 150728-3 linkage group LG14, Okis_V2, whole genome shotgun sequence:
- the LOC109903447 gene encoding small integral membrane protein 13-like, producing MWQSVGLTVLVIVATLVCALLFMVFGWYVVWQLFLSKFKFLREMLGDTGSPQTETQPSESKSKHTSPPTQRQRLKTARQRVVPPENTT from the exons ATGTGGCAAAGCGTTGGTCTAACTGTGCTGGTTATTGTGGCCACCCTTGTGTGTGCGTTGCTCTTCATGGTGTTTG GTTGGTATGTTGTCTGGCAGCTCTTTCTGTCCAAGTTCAAGTTCCTGCGTGAGATGTTGGGCGACACCGGATCTCCGCAGACAGAGACCCAGCCGTCCGAATCAAAGAGCAAGCATACCTCTCCTCCAACCCAACGCCAGAGGCTCAAGACTGCCCGCCAGAGGGTCGTTCCTCCTGAAAACACTACATAG